A region from the Medicago truncatula cultivar Jemalong A17 chromosome 6, MtrunA17r5.0-ANR, whole genome shotgun sequence genome encodes:
- the LOC11415053 gene encoding U-box domain-containing protein 21 codes for MVLGWGRRKNNKNNKGGKPNMEVVVPNQFRCPITLDLMKDPVTLSTGITYDRESVERWFNEGNYTCPLTNQVVRNFDMIPNHSLRIMIQDWCVENRQNGVERIPTPRIPISPIDVSELLFQVKESAKGLDQYGCIGLVQKMEKWSNESERNKKCIVENGATSALALAFDAFANDSIEKNVIVLEVILSALNWMFPLQLEAQKSLGSKASLHCMIWFLKHQDVKGKEKAIIALKEILSFGDEKHVEALMEIEGVNELLIEFINKRISPIITKSSLRIIWYLVSSNSNFNEKMKFSFVELGLVSSILHILIDSEKSICEKALTILDSLLSCDFARETAYENDLTIPLLVKKIFRVSPLTTEYSVSSIWKMCKYGHKNYEGKALIEALQVGAFQKLLLVLQVGCSDETKDKATELLKLMNPYRAELEDCVDSDFKNLKRSY; via the coding sequence ATGGTGTTAGGTTGGGGAAGAAGgaagaacaacaaaaacaacaaaggtGGAAAACCAAACATGGAGGTAGTGGTTCCAAATCAATTTAGGTGTCCTATAACTCTTGATTTGATGAAAGATCCTGTGACATTGTCAACAGGAATAACCTATGatagagagagtgttgaaagATGGTTCAATGAAGGAAACTATACATGTCCTCTCACAAATCAAGTAGTGAGAAACTTTGACATGATTCCAAATCATTCTCTTAGGATAATGATTCAAGATTGGTGTGTTGAAAATAGACAAAATGGTGTTGAGAGGATTCCAACTCCTAGAATACCAATTAGTCCGATCGATGTTTCCGAGCTTCTTTTTCAAGTTAAAGAATCAGCAAAAGGTTTGGATCAATATGGTTGTATTGGATTGGTTCAAAAAATGGAGAAATGGAGTAATGAAAGTGAGAGGAACAAAAAATGCATAGTTGAAAATGGAGCAACTAGTGCATTAGCTTTAGCATTTGATGCTTTTGCTAATGATTCTATTGAGAAAAATGTTATTGTTCTTGAAGTGATTTTATCAGCACTTAATTGGATGTTTCCACTTCAATTAGAAGCTCAAAAATCTTTAGGTTCAAAAGCTTCTTTACATTGCATGATTTGGTTTTTGAAGCATCAAGATGTTAAGGGAAAAGAAAAAgctattattgcattgaaagaGATTCTTTCATTTGGTGATGAGAAACATGTAGAAGCACTTATGGAAATTGAAGGAGTTAATGAGCTTTTAATTGAGTTCATTAACAAGAGAATTAGTCCAATAATTACAAAATCTTCATTGAGGATAATTTGGTACTTAGTTTCATccaattcaaatttcaatgaaaaaatgaaattctcaTTTGTTGAATTGGGTTTGGTTTCTTCAATTTTACACATTCTTATTGACTCTGAAAAAAGCATTTGTGAGAAGGCTTTAACTATTTTGGATTCTCTATTAAGCTGTGACTTTGCAAGagaaacagcttatgaaaatGACTTAACAATTCCTTTGTTGGTCAAAAAAATCTTTAGAGTTTCACCTTTGACTACAGAATATTCAGTTTCTTCTATATGGAAGATGTGCAAATATGGTCACAAAAATTATGAAGGAAAAGCTTTAATTGAAGCACTTCAAGTTGGTGCTTTTCAAAAGCTATTATTGGTATTGCAAGTTGGTTGTAGTGATGAGACAAAAGATAAAGCAACTGAACTTCTCAAATTGATGAATCCTTATAGGGCTGAATTGGAAGATTGTGTTGATTCAGATTTCAAGAATCTTAAAAGATCTTATtaa